One stretch of Acanthochromis polyacanthus isolate Apoly-LR-REF ecotype Palm Island chromosome 16, KAUST_Apoly_ChrSc, whole genome shotgun sequence DNA includes these proteins:
- the LOC110966623 gene encoding zinc finger protein ZFP2: protein MISVQNLRELINERLTAAAEEIFTLFEKIIFQYEEEIDRQRRLLDNIWKPEIKLNTAEVLQQHVKEENVLADQNLCNQGRNSSLDQEEPEPPQMKEEQEELCTSQLGKQIVLKQETDTFLLTSTDKDSDHSELEPNNDQLISDSLPVGESPHREGSQHVDSGITRNAALKPKKSHNRKSRHSKNVDKSSLSGIHHGANASRKSVKCDVCGNTFKSKYQLKKHHQIHKGVKPFACNACGKSFSGRSELNIHMRTHTGEKPYSCKTCGKSFSQNSSVNIHMRTHTGEKPYSCKTCGKSFSQSSNLTVHMRNHTDKRPCICERCGKSFSQSSHLTLHLRTHTGERPYSCRRCGKSFSERGSLTIHMRSHIGEKL, encoded by the exons ATGATTTCAGTCCAgaatctgagagagttgatcaacgagcgactaactgctgctgctgaagaaatatTCACACTGTTTGAAAAAATCATCTTCCAGTacgaggaggagatcgatcgtcagcgtCGACTGctggataacatctggaaaccaGAGATAAAGTTAAACACAGCAG AGGTTTTACAGCAACATGTCAAAGAGGAGAATGTTCTTGCTGACCAGAATCTCTGCAACCAGGGGAGGAACTCCAGTCTGGACCAGGAGGAGCCAGAGCCTCCACAGATgaaagaggagcaggaggaactGTGCACCAGTCAGCTGGGAAAGCAGATTGTATTGAAGCAAGAGACTGATACCTTCCTATTGACTTCAACTGATAAGGACAGTGACCACAGTGAACTAGAACCAAACAACGACCAGCTCATCTCTGACAGTTTACCAGTAGGTGAGAGCCCACATCGGGAAGGAAGTCAGCATGTAGACTCAGGAATAACTAGAAATGCTGCGCTGAAGCCAAAGAAGAGTCACAACCGAAAGAGCAGGCACAGTAAGAATGTAGACAAGTCTTCATTGTCAGGAATTCACCATGGTGCTAATGCAAGTAGaaagtctgtaaaatgtgatgtttgtggaAACACCTTTAAGAGTAAGTACCAACTGAAGAAACATCACCAAATCCACAAAGGTGTAAAGCCATTTGCTTGCAatgcatgtggaaaaagttttagtgGGCGGTCTGAGCTGAACatccacatgagaactcacacaggtgagaagccgtattcttgtaaaacatgtgggaaaagtttcagtCAAAATAGTAGCGTGAATatccacatgagaactcacacaggtgagaagccgtattcttgtaaaacatgtgggaaaagtttcagtCAAAGTAGTAACctgactgtccacatgagaaATCACACAGATAAGAGgccatgcatttgtgaaagatgtgggaaaagtttcagtCAAAGTAGTCATCTGACTCTCCAcctgagaactcacacaggtgagaggccGTATTCTTGTAGAAgatgtgggaaaagtttcagtGAACGTGGTAGTCTGACTATCCACATGAGAAGTCACATCGGTGAGAAGCTGTAG
- the myh6 gene encoding LOW QUALITY PROTEIN: myosin-6 (The sequence of the model RefSeq protein was modified relative to this genomic sequence to represent the inferred CDS: inserted 1 base in 1 codon) yields MGDALMAEFGKAAPYLRKSDKERLEAQTRPFDIKVECFVVDDKEEYVKGQIQSKDGGKVTVRKDDGTTVTVKDSDVHPQNPPKFDKIEDMAMFTFLHEPAVLFNLKERYAAWMIYTYSGLFCVTVNPYKWLPVYDAEVVSAYRGKKRSEAPPHIFSISDNAYQYMLTDRENQSVLITGESGAGKTVNTKRVIQYFASIAAVGGGGKKDTSKGTLEDQIIQANPALEAFGNAKTVRNDNSSRFGKFIRIHFGTSGKLSSADIETYLLEKSRVTFQLKAERNYHIFYQILSNQKPELLDMLLITNNPYDYSYISQGEVIVASINDAEELMATDSAFDVLGFTSEEKMGVYKLTGAIMHYGNMKFKQKQREEQAEPDGTEAADKSAYLMGLNSADLIKGLCHPRVKVGNEYVTKGQSVDQVYYSIGALAKSVYEKMFNWMVVRINQSLDTKQHRQYFIGVLDIAGFEIFDFNTFEQLCINFTNEKLQQFFNHHMFVLEQEEYKKEGIDWEFIDFGMDLQACIDLIEKPLGIMSILEEECMFPKASDQTFKSKLYDNHLGKNKMFEKPRAAKGKAEAHFALVHYAGTVDYNITGWLVKNKDPLNETVVGLFQKSSLKLLSLLFSSYSGADSGDKGGGKGAKKKGSSFQTVSALHRENLSKLMNNLKTTHPHFVRCLIPNEKKTPGVMDNCLVMHQLRCNGVLEGIRICRKGFPNRVLYGDFKQRYRILNASAIPEGQFIDCKKSAEKLLGSLDIDHTQYKFGHTKVFFKAGLLGTLEEMRDEQLSRIITRIQANARAILMRAQFAKLVERRDALMVIQWNLRSFLGVKNWPWMKLFFKIKPLLKSAESEKEMANMKDEFNKLKEALEKSEARRKELEEKIVTLLQEKNDLTLQIQSEQDTLTDAEERCEQLIKSKIQLEAKLKEMAERLEDEEELNADLTAKKRKLEDECSELKKDIDDLELTLAKVEKEKHATENKVKNLTEEMASQDENIMKLTKEKKALQEAHQQTLDDLQSEEDKANSLTKAKAKLEQQVDDLEGSLEQEKKVRMDLERSKRKLEGDVKLTQESLMDLENDKQQLEEKLKKKDFEITQVTSRLEDEQVASVQLQKKLKENQARIEELEEELDAERAARAKVEKQRSDLXRELEDISERLEEAGGATSAQVELNKKRDAEFQKLRRELEESTLQHESIAASLRKKHADSVAELGEQIDNLQRVKQKLEKEKSELKLELDDLSSNMESVVKTKSNIEKMCRTMEDNMNEYKCKYEEAQRSINDLTTQRAKLLTENGEFGRQLEEKECLISQLTRGKNSYNQQVEDLRRQLEEEVKAKNALAHAVQSARHDCDLLREQFEEEQEAKAELQRALSKSNTEVAAWRTKYETDGIQRTEELEEAKKKLVQRLQEAEEAIEAVNAKCSSLEKTKHRLQNEIEDLMLDLERSNAASAALDKKQRTFDKVLVEWKQKFEESQCELEASQKEARSLSTELFKLRNAYEESLDQLETMKRENKNLQEEISDLTDQLGEGGRSAHELEKIRKQLEQEKAELQSALEEAEGSLEHEESKILRAQLEFNQVKADMERKVAEKDEEMEQAKRNYQRMLDSLQSSLESETRSRNEALRVKKKMEGDLNEMEIQLSQANRQAADAQKQLKTLQAFLKDTQLQLDDSQHGNDDLRENIGLLERRNNLIQAELEEVRAALEQTERSRKLAEQELTDATERMQLLHSQNTSLINQKKKHETDLLHLQNEMEEAIQENRNAEEKAKKAITDAAMMAEELKKEQDTSAHLERMKKNMEQTIKDLQHRLDEAEQIAMKGGRKQLQKLEARIRELENELEIEQKRGTESIKGVRKYERRIKELTYQTEEDRKNMARLQDLVDKLQLKVKSYKHAAEEAEEAANSNMAKLRKLQHELEEAEERADIAESQVNKLRAKTRDGASKKGLDE; encoded by the exons ATGGGTGATGCCCTGATGGCCGAGTTTGGGAAGGCTGCTCCCTACCTGAGGAAGTCAGACAAGGAGCGTCTGGAGGCTCAGACAAGACCTTTTGATATCAAAGTTGAATGTTTTGTAGTTGACGATAAAGAGGAATATGTGAAGGGACAAATCCAGAGCAAAGATGGAGGGAAGGTGACTGTCAGGAAGGATGATGGAACAACGGTGACAGTAAAGGACTCCGATGTTCACCCCCAGAACCCGCCGAAGTTCGATAAAATTGAAGACATGgcaatgttcacatttctcCATGAGCCTGCTGTGCTGTTTAACCTCAAAGAGCGTTATGCAGCTTGGATGATCTACACCTATTCTGGGCTTTTTTGCGTCACTGTTAACCCCTACAAGTGGCTCCCTGTCTACGACGCTGAGGTGGTGTCAGCCTACAGGGGAAAGAAGAGAAGTGAGGCTCCTCCTCATATTTTCTCAATCTCTGATAATGCCTACCAGTACATGCTAACTGACAGGGAGAACCAGTCTGTCCTTATCACTGGAGAATCCGGAGCAGGAAAGACTGTGAACACCAAAAGAGTCATCCAGTACTTTGCCAGCATTGCTGCAGTCGGGGGAGGAGGCAAAAAAGACACCAGCAAGGGGACACTGGAGGATCAAATCATCCAGGCGAATCCAGCGCTGGAGGCATTTGGCAACGCCAAAACAGTAAGAAATGACAACTCATCTCGGTTTGGAAAATTCATCCGAATTCATTTTGGCACCAGTGGCAAATTGTCATCTGCTGACATCGAGACATACCTGCTGGAGAAGTCACGTGTCACCTTTCAGCTCAAGGCTGAGAGGAACTATCACATCTTCTACCAGATTCTGTCCAATCAGAAGCCAGAGCTGCTGGACATGTTGCTCATTACTAACAACCCATATGACTACTCCTACATCTCCCAAGGAGAGGTAATAGTCGCCTCCATCAATGATGCAGAGGAACTGATGGCTACTGACAGTGCCTTCGATGTGCTCGGCTTCACTTCAGAGGAGAAGATGGGCGTCTATAAGTTGACGGGTGCCATCATGCACTACGGAAACATGAAATTCAAACAGAAGCAGCGAGAGGAGCAGGCTGAACCTGACGGGACAGAGGCGGCAGATAAATCAGCTTACTTAATGGGGCTGAATTCCGCTGACCTCATCAAAGGGCTGTGCCATCCCAGAGTCAAGGTAGGGAATGAATATGTCACCAAAGGTCAAAGTGTGGACCAAGTATACTACTCCATCGGTGCTCTGGCTAAGTCAGTGTATGAGAAGATGTTCAACTGGATGGTGGTGAGAATCAACCAGTCACTGGACACTAAACAGCACCGTCAGTACTTCATAGGAGTGCTGGACATCGCTGGATTTGAGATCTTTGATTTCAACACATTTGAGCAACTGTGCATCAACTTCACCAATGAGAAACTGCAACAGTTTTTCAACCATCACATGTTTGTTCTTGAGCAAgaagaatacaaaaaagaaggaaTCGACTGGGAGTTCATTGACTTTGGGATGGATTTGCAGGCCTGTATTGACCTGATTGAGAAGCCTCTGGGCATCATGTCAATATTAGAAGAGGAATGCATGTTTCCTAAAGCCAGTGACCAGACCTTCAAGTCAAAGCTCTATGACAATCACCtgggcaaaaacaaaatgtttgagAAGCCGAGGGCAGCAAAAGGAAAAGCAGAGGCACATTTTGCCCTGGTTCACTATGCTGGCACGGTGGACTACAACATCACCGGCTGGCTGGTCAAAAACAAAGACCCCTTGAATGAAACTGTGGTTGGTCTTTTTCAGAAATCCTCTCTTAAACTTCTTAGTCTGCTATTTTCAAGCTATTCTGGAGCTGATAGTGGAGACAAAGGAGGTGGCAAAGGAGCCAAGAAGAAAGGCTCCTCATTTCAGACAGTGTCTGCTCTTCACAGGGAAAACTTGAGCAAGCTGATGAATAATCTGAAGACTACTCATCCCCACTTTGTCCGCTGTCTGATTCCTAATGAGAAGAAAACTCCAGGAGTCATGGACAACTGCCTTGTGATGCACCAGCTGCGGTGTAATGGTGTCCTAGAAGGGATCAGGATCTGCAGGAAGGGTTTCCCAAACAGGGTCCTTTATGGTGACTTTAAGCAGCGCTACAGGATCCTGAATGCTTCTGCCATCCCAGAAGGTCAGTTCATTGACTGCAAAAAAAGTGCTGAAAAGTTGCTGGGGTCCCTGGACATTGACCACACTCAGTACAAGTTTGGCCACACAAAGGTTTTCTTTAAAGCCGGTCTGCTAGGAACTCTGGAGGAGATGCGAGATGAGCAGCTCTCTCGAATCATCACCAGGATCCAAGCCAATGCTCGTGCCATTCTTATGAGGGCACAGTTTGCTAAGCTTGTGGAACGTAGGGATGCTCTAATGGTCATCCAGTGGAACCTTCGGTCTTTTCTGGGTGTGAAGAACTGGCCATGGATGAAGCTCTTCTTTAAAATTAAACCTCTGCTAAAGAGTGCTGAGTCTGAGAAGGAGATGGCCAACATGAAGGATGAATTCAACAAGTTGAAAGAAGCTCTGGAGAAATCAGAAGCAAGACGGAAGGAACTAGAGGAGAAAATAGTGACTCTTCTCCAAGAGAAGAATGATCTGACTCTTCAAATTCAATCTGAACAGGACACTTTAACAGATGCAGAAGAACGCTGTGAACAGCttataaaaagcaaaattcaGCTGGAGGCCAAGCTGAAAGAGATGGCTGAAAGactggaggatgaagaggagctgAACGCTGATCTTACAGCAAAGAAACGAAAGCTTGAAGATGAATGCTCTGAGCTGAAGAAGGATATAGATGACCTCGAGCTAACTTTAGCCAAGgtggaaaaagagaaacatgCTACAGAGAATAAGGTGAAAAACCTAACAGAGGAGATGGCTTCTCAGGATGAGAACATCATGAAGCTGACCAAAGAGAAGAAGGCACTTCAGGAAGCTCACCAGCAGACACTGGATGACCTGCAGAGTGAAGAAGATAAAGCCAACAGCTTGACAAAAGCCAAAGCTAAACTAGAGCAACAGGTGGATGATCTGGAGGGCTCACTGGAGCAagagaaaaaagtcagaatGGACCTTGAGCGCTCAAAGAGGAAGCTTGAAGGAGACGTGAAACTGACCCAGGAGAGCTTGATGGACTTGGAGAATGACAAGCAACAGCTCgaggaaaaactgaagaaaaaagacTTTGAGATCACCCAAGTAACTTCAAGACTCGAAGATGAGCAGGTTGCTTCGGTTCAGCTACAGAAGAAGCTGAAAGAAAACCAGGCAAGAATTGAGGAGCTTGAGGAAGAGCTGGATGCTGAGCGTGCAGCCCGGGCCAAAGTGGAGAAGCAGCGCTCCGATC TCCGAGAGCTGGAGGACATCAGCGAACGTCTGGAGGAAGCTGGTGGAGCCACATCAGCTCAGGTGGAACTGAATAAGAAGAGAGATGCTGAATTTCAGAAGCTGCGCAGAGAACTGGAGGAATCCACCCTCCAACACGAGTCTATTGCTGCATCTCTGAGAAAGAAACATGCCGACAGTGTTGCTGAACTGGGAGAACAGATCGATAATCTGCAACGTGTAAAGCAGAAACTTGAGAAGGAAAAGAGTGAGCTGAAGCTGGAGCTGGATGACTTGTCTTCTAACATGGAGAGTGTGGTGAAGACCAAGTCAAACATTGAGAAGATGTGCCGCACAATGGAAGACAACATGAATGAGTACAAGTGTAAATATGAAGAGGCTCAACGGAGCATCAATGACTTGACAACCCAGAGAGCCAAGCTTCTCACAGAGAATGGTGAGTTTGGACGCCAGCTGGAGGAAAAAGAGTGTCTGATATCACAACTAACCAGAGGAAAGAACTCCTACAACCAGCAGGTTGAAGATCTACGCAGACAGCTGGAGGAAGAAGTGAAGGCCAAGAATGCCCTCGCCCATGCTGTTCAGTCTGCCCGTCATGACTGTGATCTGCTCCGAGAGCAGTTCGAAGAAGAGCAGGAAGCCAAAGCTGAGCTGCAAAGAGCCCTGTCCAAGTCCAACACTGAGGTTGCAGCATGGAGGACTAAATATGAAACTGATGGGATCCAAAGAACAGAGGAGCTGGAAGAAGCAAAGAAGAAGCTGGTTCAGAGACTGCAGGAGGCCGAGGAAGCCATCGAGGCTGTGAACGCAAAGTGTTCATCTCTCGAGAAGACCAAACACCGCCTTCAAAATGAGATTGAAGACCTGATGCTGGACCTTGAGAGATCTAATGCAGCATCTGCAGCactagacaaaaaacaaagaaccttTGACAAAGTCTTGGTAGAGTGGAAGCAAAAGTTTGAAGAGTCACAATGTGAATTAGAGGCCTCCCAGAAGGAGGCTCGGTCTCTGAGCACTGAACTTTTCAAACTGAGGAATGCTTATGAGGAATCACTGGATCAACTTGAGACCATGAAGAGAGAGAACAAGAACCTCCAAGAGGAGATCTCTGACCTTACTGATCAGCTTGGAGAAGGCGGACGGAGTGCACATGAACTTGAAAAGATCAGAAAGCAGCTTGAACAAGAAAAGGCTGAGCTCCAGTCAGCTCTGGAGGAGGCAGAAGGTTCTTTAGAACACGAAGAAAGCAAGATCCTCCGAGCCCAGCTAGAGTTCAACCAAGTGAAGGCTGACATGGAGCGCAAAGTGGCTGAGAAAGATGAGGAAATGGAGCAGGCCAAAAGGAACTACCAACGGATGCTCGATTCTCTTCAGTCTTCTTTGGAATCTGAGACCAGGAGCCGAAATGAGGCCCTTagagtgaagaagaagatggaggGTGACCTGAATGAAATGGAGATCCAGCTGAGCCAAGCTAACAGGCAAGCAGCTGATGCCCAGAAACAGCTCAAGACCCTGCAGGCGTTCCTAAAGGACACTCAGCTCCAGCTGGACGATAGCCAACACGGCAATGATGATCTGAGAGAAAACATCGGTCTGCTTGAACGGCGTAACAACCTGATCCAGGCTGAGCTGGAAGAAGTGAGGGCCGCTCTTGAACAGACGGAGAGAAGTCGGAAACTGGCTGAACAGGAGCTGACTGATGCAACAGAGCGGATGCAGCTCCTCCACTCCCAAAATACCAGTCTGATCaaccagaagaagaaacacgaAACTGACCTCCTCCACCTGCAGAATGAGATGGAGGAGGCTATACAGGAGAATCGCAATGCTGAGGAGAAAGCAAAGAAGGCCATCACAGATGCAGCCATGATGGCTGAGGAGTTGAAGAAGGAGCAGGACACCAGCGCACATCTGGAGCgcatgaagaaaaacatggagcAGACCATCAAAGACCTGCAGCATCGTCTGGACGAGGCTGAGCAGATCGCTATGAAGGGCGGCAGAAAGCAGCTCCAGAAACTGGAGGCTCGCATCAGAGAGCTGGAGAATGAGCTAGAGATAGAGCAAAAGAGAGGAACAGAGTCCATTAAGGGGGTTCGCAAGTATGAACGGCGAATCAAAGAGCTCACCTACCAGACTGAGGAAGACCGCAAGAACATGGCTCGCCTTCAAGACCTGGTGGACAAGCTGCAGCTCAAGGTCAAGTCCTACAAACATGCAgctgaggaggcagaggaggcagCCAACAGCAACATGGCTAAACTCCGCAAGCTGCAGCACGAGCTGGAGGAAGCTGAGGAGAGGGCCGACATAGCTGAGTCACAAGTGAATAAGCTGAGGGCGAAGACCAGGGACGGAGCCTCCAAGAAGGGCCTGGATGAGTGA